From a region of the Hymenobacter jejuensis genome:
- a CDS encoding LOG family protein: protein MKSVAVYCGSSAGTNEIYRQQADALGQALVARNITLVYGGGRVGLMGAIADSVMQHGGQAIGVIPDFLANKELAHLGLTELFVVKSMHERKLKMSELAEGFIAMPGGYGTMEELFEMLTWGQLGMHQKPIGVLNVNGFYDHLLLALDTMATEGLLRRENRDQLLQSPVANALLDKMLAYQPVAVEKWLSPPTT from the coding sequence ATGAAAAGCGTAGCCGTGTATTGCGGTTCCAGTGCCGGAACCAACGAGATTTATCGCCAACAGGCTGACGCTTTGGGACAAGCATTGGTAGCGCGCAACATTACGCTGGTATACGGCGGCGGGCGCGTGGGCCTCATGGGCGCCATTGCCGACAGCGTGATGCAGCACGGCGGTCAGGCCATCGGCGTTATTCCTGATTTTCTGGCAAATAAAGAACTGGCGCACTTGGGCCTGACGGAGCTGTTCGTGGTCAAGTCGATGCACGAGCGCAAGCTGAAAATGTCGGAGCTGGCCGAGGGCTTCATTGCTATGCCCGGCGGTTACGGCACCATGGAAGAGCTGTTTGAGATGCTGACTTGGGGCCAGCTTGGCATGCACCAAAAACCGATTGGCGTACTCAATGTCAACGGCTTTTACGACCATTTGCTGCTGGCCTTGGATACCATGGCTACGGAAGGCCTGCTGCGCCGCGAGAACCGCGACCAACTATTGCAAAGTCCTGTAGCTAATGCCTTGTTAGATAAGATGTTAGCGTATCAGCCGGTAGCAGTAGAAAAGTGGCTTTCGCCGCCCACTACCTAA
- the rocF gene encoding arginase has protein sequence MKRIKLIEVRSELGAGTRGASLGVDALKIACLNKGSDYFRRFNSVAVPDLNHVLFDKNHFPYAKHIDSVYTVEKGIANTVEQTLRFGEFPLVLAGDHSNAAGTIAGIKAAYPYKTLGVIWIDAHADIHSPYTTPSGNIHGMPLAMALNFDNLELQRNEVEPETEFFWRRLKNLGEEGPKLKPEHLVYVVVRDTENEEDEIIRRSGIKNFSLKEFKAKGPKQIAREIYERLRFCDLVYISFDVDSLDSRFSKGTGTPVEEGLDVQEAISLCHALLDNERVVCFEMVEINPTLDSENTMASNAFDILEAATDTITERLRIEDATSRQESGRGGAF, from the coding sequence ATGAAACGTATTAAGCTCATTGAAGTCCGCTCCGAGCTGGGAGCCGGGACTCGTGGGGCTAGTCTGGGAGTGGATGCGCTCAAGATTGCCTGCCTTAACAAAGGGTCCGATTATTTTCGACGGTTCAATTCGGTGGCCGTGCCCGATCTGAACCATGTCTTGTTCGACAAAAACCATTTCCCCTACGCAAAACACATCGATTCGGTGTATACGGTAGAAAAGGGAATTGCCAATACGGTAGAGCAAACGTTGCGTTTCGGCGAGTTTCCGCTGGTGCTGGCCGGCGACCACAGCAACGCTGCCGGCACCATTGCCGGCATCAAAGCCGCTTACCCGTACAAAACCCTCGGGGTTATCTGGATCGACGCCCACGCCGACATTCATTCGCCCTATACCACACCATCGGGCAACATCCACGGCATGCCGCTGGCCATGGCCCTGAACTTCGATAACCTTGAGCTTCAGCGCAATGAAGTAGAGCCCGAAACCGAGTTCTTCTGGCGCCGCCTGAAAAACCTGGGCGAAGAAGGCCCGAAACTAAAGCCCGAACACCTCGTGTACGTGGTGGTGCGCGACACCGAAAACGAAGAAGACGAGATCATCCGTCGCAGCGGCATCAAGAATTTTTCGCTGAAGGAGTTCAAAGCCAAAGGCCCGAAGCAGATCGCCCGTGAAATCTACGAGCGCCTGCGTTTCTGCGACTTAGTCTACATTTCCTTCGACGTCGATTCGCTGGACTCGCGCTTTTCCAAAGGCACCGGCACGCCCGTGGAAGAAGGCCTCGACGTGCAGGAAGCTATTTCCCTGTGCCACGCCCTGCTCGACAACGAGCGCGTTGTGTGCTTTGAAATGGTTGAGATCAACCCCACGCTCGACTCCGAAAATACCATGGCTTCCAACGCTTTCGATATTCTCGAAGCAGCCACGGATACCATTACGGAGCGTCTGCGAATTGAAGATGCCACGTCCCGGCAAGAATCGGGTAGGGGTGGTGCATTTTAG
- a CDS encoding type III PLP-dependent enzyme domain-containing protein translates to MDTYHDLISQTFDFPTPDFHVEQNELRFHDIPMMDLVRKYGTPLRLTYLPKISSQIQRAKKWFNDGIAKTDYQGTYTYCYCTKSSHFSFILEEALKNDIHIETSSGYDMHIVRALYKKGKLNKQSYIVANGFKRERYKRYLTELINEGFVNCMPILDNLSEIEYYHDHVTEKCNVGMRLASDEEPRFQFYTSRLGIRYADALPLYEQKIKDDPRFELTMLHYFINTGIKDTSYYWSELSRFVHKYCELRKVCPTLTTIDIGGGLPIQTSIQPEYDYQYMIEEILRTIKRICGEEGVPEPHIFTEFGIFTVGESGATIYSILDEKLQNDKELWYMIDGSFITNLPDTWALNQRFIMLALNGWEKQYKKIQLGGLTCDSQDYYNAEKHIYQVFLPERKPADKQPLYVGFFHTGAYQESLSGYGGLKHCLIPAPRHVILDRDEDGTLRDWEFASEQDPESMMRILGYTE, encoded by the coding sequence ATGGATACTTACCACGACCTGATTTCCCAAACCTTCGATTTTCCCACGCCCGACTTTCACGTAGAGCAAAACGAGTTGCGCTTCCACGACATTCCGATGATGGACTTGGTGCGCAAATACGGCACCCCCCTCCGCCTGACGTACCTGCCCAAAATCAGCTCCCAGATTCAGCGGGCCAAGAAATGGTTTAACGACGGCATCGCCAAAACGGATTATCAGGGCACGTACACGTATTGCTACTGCACCAAGTCGTCGCACTTTTCTTTCATTCTGGAAGAGGCGCTGAAAAACGACATTCACATTGAGACTTCTTCGGGGTACGACATGCACATTGTGCGGGCGTTGTACAAAAAAGGCAAGCTCAACAAGCAGAGCTACATCGTGGCCAACGGCTTCAAGCGCGAGCGCTACAAGCGCTACCTGACCGAGCTGATCAACGAAGGGTTTGTAAACTGCATGCCCATCCTCGACAACCTCAGCGAGATCGAGTACTACCACGACCACGTAACCGAGAAGTGTAACGTGGGCATGCGGCTGGCCTCCGACGAAGAGCCTCGTTTTCAGTTCTATACCTCGCGCTTGGGCATTCGTTACGCCGATGCGCTGCCGCTGTATGAGCAGAAAATCAAAGACGATCCGCGCTTTGAGCTGACCATGCTGCACTACTTCATCAACACGGGCATCAAAGACACCAGCTATTATTGGTCGGAGCTGAGCCGCTTTGTGCACAAGTACTGCGAGCTGCGGAAAGTGTGCCCTACCCTAACGACCATCGACATCGGCGGCGGCCTGCCCATTCAAACCTCGATTCAGCCGGAGTACGACTACCAGTACATGATCGAGGAAATTCTGCGCACCATCAAGCGCATTTGCGGCGAGGAAGGCGTGCCGGAGCCACACATCTTCACGGAGTTTGGCATTTTCACGGTCGGCGAAAGCGGAGCTACTATCTACTCTATTCTGGACGAGAAGCTTCAGAACGATAAGGAGTTGTGGTACATGATTGATGGCTCGTTCATCACCAACCTGCCCGATACCTGGGCCCTGAATCAACGCTTCATCATGCTGGCCCTCAACGGCTGGGAAAAGCAGTACAAGAAAATTCAGCTGGGCGGCCTCACCTGCGACTCGCAGGACTATTACAACGCCGAGAAGCACATCTACCAAGTGTTCCTGCCCGAGCGCAAACCCGCCGACAAGCAACCTTTGTACGTGGGCTTTTTCCATACCGGCGCCTATCAGGAGAGCCTTTCCGGCTACGGCGGCCTGAAGCATTGCCTCATTCCGGCCCCGCGGCACGTCATCCTCGACCGCGACGAAGACGGCACTCTGCGCGACTGGGAGTTTGCTTCCGAGCAAGACCCCGAGTCGATGATGCGCATTCTAGGCTACACCGAGTAA
- the argS gene encoding arginine--tRNA ligase — translation MQQLENDIKAALSTAIQQVFGAEVPAQQLTIQPTRKEFAGTFTLVTFALTKVLGKGPEQIGQALGGWLTQNDARVSGFNVVKGFLNLEIADAQWLQLFTALRQQPDNTPVQTGGPQQVVVEYSSPNTNKPLHLGHLRNNFLGYSVAEILKATGATVTKANLVNDRGIHICKSMLAYQRYGHGETPQESGIKGDHLIGKYYVLFEKHYREQVRQLQAEGVAEDIAKRQAPLMTEAQEMLQAWEQGDEEVLQLWRQMNGWVYEGFDETYQTIGVDFDKYYYESETYLLGKERVEEGLQKGVFFKKEDGSVWVDLKEEGLDEKLLLRADGTSVYITQDLGTAELKYQDFGYDLSVYVIADEQNYHMQVLKAVLKKLGKPYAAAIYHLSYGMVDLPSGKMKSREGTVVDADELVREVVAAAKEATLAKGKTEGLTEQEAEQLYHTLGLGALKYYLLKVDPKKRMLFNPEESVSLEGHTGPFIQYSHARISAIRRKAAELGISETADVQSIASLHITESEMVQELARYGTAVAEAARTFSPAIISQYVYDVAKAYNRFYTEVSIFTEPDEVKRAFRVALSAQTGRTIKAAMRLLGIEVPDRM, via the coding sequence GTGCAACAACTCGAAAACGACATCAAAGCCGCGCTGAGCACGGCTATTCAGCAAGTATTTGGCGCCGAAGTGCCAGCGCAACAGCTTACGATTCAACCGACGCGCAAAGAGTTTGCGGGCACATTTACGCTCGTTACGTTTGCGCTGACCAAAGTCTTGGGCAAAGGCCCGGAGCAAATTGGGCAGGCGCTGGGCGGGTGGCTGACGCAAAACGACGCGCGCGTGTCGGGCTTCAACGTGGTGAAAGGCTTCCTGAACCTCGAAATTGCCGATGCGCAGTGGCTGCAACTCTTTACCGCCTTACGCCAACAGCCCGACAATACGCCCGTGCAAACCGGTGGCCCACAGCAGGTTGTAGTCGAGTATTCTTCGCCTAATACCAACAAGCCCCTGCACCTAGGGCACTTGCGCAACAACTTCCTGGGCTATTCGGTGGCTGAGATTCTGAAAGCTACCGGCGCTACCGTCACAAAGGCCAACCTCGTCAACGACCGCGGCATTCACATCTGCAAGTCGATGCTGGCCTATCAGCGCTACGGCCACGGCGAAACGCCCCAGGAATCCGGCATCAAAGGCGATCACCTGATCGGCAAGTATTACGTCCTGTTTGAGAAGCACTACCGCGAGCAGGTGCGGCAGCTCCAAGCCGAAGGCGTTGCCGAAGATATTGCCAAGCGCCAGGCGCCGCTCATGACCGAAGCACAGGAAATGCTGCAGGCGTGGGAGCAGGGCGACGAAGAAGTGCTGCAACTGTGGCGCCAGATGAACGGCTGGGTCTACGAAGGATTTGACGAAACGTACCAGACCATCGGCGTCGATTTTGACAAGTATTACTACGAGTCGGAAACGTATCTCCTTGGTAAAGAACGTGTTGAAGAAGGCTTGCAAAAAGGTGTTTTCTTCAAGAAAGAAGACGGCTCGGTGTGGGTTGACCTGAAAGAAGAAGGCCTCGACGAAAAGCTCCTGCTCCGTGCCGACGGCACGTCTGTTTACATCACCCAGGACTTGGGCACGGCCGAGCTGAAGTATCAGGATTTCGGCTACGACCTGTCCGTCTACGTCATCGCCGACGAGCAGAACTACCACATGCAGGTGCTGAAAGCGGTGCTCAAAAAGCTGGGCAAGCCCTACGCCGCCGCCATTTACCACCTCAGCTACGGCATGGTCGATCTGCCCTCGGGCAAGATGAAATCGCGCGAAGGCACCGTAGTAGACGCCGACGAACTGGTGCGCGAAGTAGTAGCGGCTGCCAAAGAAGCGACGCTGGCCAAAGGCAAAACCGAAGGCCTCACCGAGCAGGAAGCCGAGCAGCTTTACCATACGTTGGGCTTAGGTGCGCTCAAATACTATTTGCTGAAAGTGGATCCGAAGAAGCGCATGCTCTTCAATCCCGAAGAATCGGTGAGCCTAGAGGGGCATACAGGACCTTTCATCCAATATTCGCACGCCCGTATTTCCGCCATTCGCCGCAAGGCGGCCGAACTGGGAATCAGCGAAACGGCTGATGTACAAAGTATTGCTAGTCTGCACATTACGGAAAGCGAAATGGTGCAGGAATTGGCTCGTTATGGTACGGCCGTAGCGGAAGCTGCCCGCACCTTTTCGCCGGCCATTATCTCGCAGTATGTGTACGATGTCGCCAAAGCCTACAACCGTTTCTACACAGAAGTCTCCATTTTCACCGAGCCCGATGAGGTAAAGCGTGCCTTCCGGGTTGCGCTATCCGCCCAAACCGGACGGACCATCAAAGCGGCCATGCGGTTGCTGGGTATTGAAGTACCGGACCGCATGTAG
- a CDS encoding glutathione peroxidase has product MKASFTIVAATLALAGLSSYTFSQPVSSMIDSTTEAPAAQGTVYDYTVKTIDGKEVKLSQYKGKKLLIVNTASECGFTPQYKELEELYKKHGDKVVVLGFPANNFGGQEPGTNSQIATFCEKNYGVSFPLFSKISVKGDDTDPLYKFLSDKGKNGVVSDAPTWNFCKYLIDEQGHVVKFYPSKVKPMSDELLADILK; this is encoded by the coding sequence ATGAAAGCTTCGTTTACGATTGTGGCGGCAACACTGGCTTTGGCCGGATTGTCGTCTTACACGTTCTCTCAACCCGTTTCTTCCATGATTGACTCAACCACCGAAGCGCCTGCTGCACAGGGCACCGTTTACGATTACACCGTCAAAACCATCGACGGCAAAGAAGTGAAACTGAGCCAATACAAAGGCAAAAAGCTCCTCATCGTCAATACGGCGTCGGAGTGTGGCTTTACGCCGCAGTACAAGGAACTGGAAGAACTGTATAAGAAGCACGGCGACAAAGTGGTCGTACTGGGTTTTCCGGCCAACAATTTTGGCGGCCAAGAACCCGGCACCAATTCGCAGATTGCCACCTTCTGCGAGAAAAACTACGGCGTCAGCTTTCCTCTGTTCAGCAAAATTTCGGTGAAAGGCGACGACACCGATCCGCTGTATAAGTTCCTGTCGGACAAGGGGAAGAACGGAGTCGTGAGCGATGCGCCCACCTGGAACTTCTGCAAATACCTCATCGATGAGCAAGGCCACGTCGTGAAGTTTTATCCGTCGAAGGTGAAGCCCATGAGCGACGAACTGCTCGCCGACATTCTGAAATAA